One Streptomyces sp. NBC_00554 DNA segment encodes these proteins:
- a CDS encoding transcriptional regulator, with amino-acid sequence MPSASGWTPTTDRPEQGRERKPSGQVIDALARALRLDSDACWHAYRLAGLVPRPEAPDLDAERVAPGLRRPMDGFVAAVAYVVNRRLDVLASNASAAALLSPLTDPRHMVRSLFCAPAARTLFADWGTVARDTVAALRLAYGHERHDPRLAALIDEFRAESDEFAELWGRQDVNRLGSRDKTFDHPVAGRLTLSYQTFEVQDAPGQCLLVGTAEPGSKDADRLALLCAPQSLDDRQASSALL; translated from the coding sequence ATGCCTTCCGCATCCGGCTGGACGCCAACGACGGATCGGCCGGAGCAGGGCCGCGAACGGAAACCGTCCGGCCAGGTCATCGACGCTCTCGCGCGGGCGCTTCGGCTGGACTCCGACGCCTGCTGGCATGCCTACCGTCTGGCTGGGCTGGTACCGAGACCGGAGGCCCCTGACCTTGATGCGGAGCGGGTGGCGCCCGGGCTGCGGCGGCCGATGGACGGCTTCGTGGCGGCCGTCGCCTACGTGGTCAATCGGCGGCTGGATGTTCTCGCCTCGAACGCGTCGGCCGCCGCCCTGCTCTCCCCGCTGACCGACCCGCGCCACATGGTCCGCTCCCTCTTCTGTGCCCCGGCCGCACGCACGCTGTTCGCGGACTGGGGCACAGTGGCTCGCGACACCGTCGCCGCCCTACGGCTCGCCTACGGCCACGAGCGCCACGATCCCCGGCTCGCCGCCCTGATCGATGAATTCCGCGCGGAGAGCGACGAGTTCGCGGAACTATGGGGGCGCCAGGACGTCAATCGGCTAGGCAGCAGGGACAAGACCTTTGACCACCCCGTAGCGGGACGGTTGACCCTCTCGTATCAGACCTTCGAGGTGCAGGACGCGCCGGGCCAGTGCCTGCTCGTGGGCACCGCCGAACCGGGCAGCAAGGACGCCGACCGCCTGGCCCTGCTCTGTGCTCCGCAGTCGCTCGATGATCGACAGGCTTCCAGCGCCCTCCTGTAA
- a CDS encoding ABC transporter permease, translating into MSMTQHAEPAVTTPPAPGPKEVDGRTAERPQALRLLARPEVGVFLGAAAVYVFFLIAAPPVREGASMANILYGSSTIGIMALPVALLMIGGEFDLSAGVAVITSALTASMLSYQLTMNVWVGVIAALVVSLAIGFLNGWLVVKTGLPSFLITLGSFLILQGVNLAVTKLVTGNVATDDISSMDGFSQAKKVFASSFDVGGVQVKITIVWWLVFAAIATWVLLRTKYGNWIFAVGGNKDSARAVGVPVAFTKISLFMLVGFGAWFIGMHQLFSFNTVQSGEGVGQELIFISAAVIGGCLLTGGAGSAIGPVFGAFMFGMVQQGIVYAGWNPDWFKAFLGVMLLGAVLINLWVQRTATRR; encoded by the coding sequence ATGAGCATGACCCAGCACGCCGAGCCGGCGGTGACCACACCGCCGGCCCCCGGCCCCAAGGAGGTTGACGGCCGCACGGCCGAACGTCCACAGGCGCTACGGCTGTTGGCCCGCCCCGAGGTGGGCGTCTTCCTCGGTGCCGCCGCGGTGTACGTGTTCTTCCTGATCGCCGCCCCGCCGGTGCGCGAAGGCGCCTCAATGGCGAACATCCTCTACGGCTCGTCGACGATCGGCATCATGGCGTTGCCGGTCGCCCTGTTGATGATCGGCGGGGAGTTCGACCTCTCCGCCGGTGTCGCGGTGATCACCTCGGCGCTGACGGCGAGCATGCTCAGCTACCAACTGACCATGAACGTATGGGTCGGTGTGATCGCGGCCCTGGTCGTGTCGCTGGCAATCGGCTTCCTCAACGGCTGGCTGGTGGTCAAGACCGGGCTGCCGAGCTTCCTGATCACGCTGGGCAGCTTCCTGATCCTCCAGGGCGTCAACCTCGCGGTGACCAAGCTGGTCACCGGCAATGTGGCGACCGACGACATCAGCTCCATGGACGGCTTCAGCCAGGCCAAGAAGGTCTTCGCGTCGTCCTTCGACGTCGGCGGCGTGCAGGTGAAGATCACCATCGTGTGGTGGCTGGTGTTCGCGGCGATTGCGACGTGGGTGCTGCTGCGGACGAAGTACGGGAACTGGATCTTCGCGGTCGGCGGGAACAAGGACAGCGCGCGGGCCGTCGGCGTGCCCGTGGCATTCACGAAGATCTCGCTGTTCATGCTGGTCGGGTTCGGCGCCTGGTTCATCGGGATGCACCAGTTGTTCTCCTTCAACACCGTGCAGTCCGGCGAGGGCGTGGGCCAGGAGCTCATCTTCATCTCCGCGGCGGTGATCGGCGGCTGTCTGCTGACCGGCGGCGCCGGCAGTGCGATCGGCCCGGTCTTCGGCGCGTTCATGTTCGGCATGGTGCAGCAGGGCATCGTCTACGCCGGCTGGAACCCCGACTGGTTCAAGGCGTTCCTGGGCGTGATGCTGCTCGGCGCCGTTCTCATCAACTTGTGGGTGCAGCGCACCGCGACCCGGAGGTGA
- a CDS encoding LacI family DNA-binding transcriptional regulator, producing the protein MADVAAKAGVSRALVSIIFRGQPGASDETRQRVLRVADEIGYHPDSAARLLARGRSRTLGVMFTVHQTFHADLIAGIYPEAERLGYDVLLSAATHGRSEAKAAEALLSHRCEALILLGPEAEATYLDELGHRAVTVSVSRRVPRARVDFVHSAEGKGVHQAMEHLVELGHRRIVHIDGGRGPGSVERRRAYRAAMRRHGLEAEVRVIPGEHTEESGIESGRLFLAERDRGQALPTAVLAGNDRCAWGLLMALTRAGVDVPRDVSVVGYDDSHLSHLMPIGLTTVRQDAALMAEHAVRFAVERLENPDLEVREVVLDPKLVVRGTSDKAPETSA; encoded by the coding sequence ATGGCGGACGTCGCTGCGAAAGCGGGCGTGTCGCGGGCGCTCGTCTCGATCATCTTCCGCGGTCAGCCGGGCGCGAGCGATGAGACGCGGCAGCGGGTGCTGCGGGTGGCCGACGAGATCGGCTACCACCCCGACAGCGCGGCCAGGCTGCTGGCCCGCGGCCGCAGCCGCACGCTCGGCGTGATGTTCACCGTGCACCAGACCTTCCACGCGGACCTCATCGCGGGGATCTACCCCGAGGCCGAACGCCTCGGCTACGACGTCCTGCTCTCCGCAGCCACCCACGGCCGCAGCGAGGCGAAGGCGGCCGAGGCGCTGCTCAGCCACCGTTGCGAGGCGCTGATCCTGCTCGGCCCCGAGGCGGAGGCCACTTATCTCGACGAACTCGGACACAGAGCGGTGACAGTCTCGGTCAGCCGCCGAGTGCCCCGCGCCCGCGTGGACTTCGTCCACAGCGCCGAGGGTAAGGGGGTGCACCAGGCCATGGAGCATCTCGTCGAACTGGGGCACCGCCGAATCGTGCACATCGACGGCGGCCGAGGTCCCGGATCGGTCGAGCGGCGGCGTGCCTACCGGGCCGCGATGCGCCGGCACGGGCTGGAGGCCGAGGTGCGGGTCATCCCCGGGGAGCACACGGAGGAATCGGGCATCGAGTCGGGCCGCCTGTTCCTGGCGGAGCGCGATCGGGGGCAAGCTCTTCCGACGGCGGTCCTCGCGGGCAACGACCGGTGTGCGTGGGGCTTGTTGATGGCCCTGACGCGGGCAGGCGTCGATGTCCCGCGTGATGTCTCGGTTGTCGGGTACGACGACAGTCACCTCTCCCATCTCATGCCGATCGGCCTGACCACCGTCCGTCAGGACGCCGCGCTGATGGCGGAGCATGCCGTGCGGTTCGCGGTCGAACGGCTGGAGAATCCGGATCTGGAGGTCCGAGAGGTCGTCCTGGATCCGAAGCTCGTGGTGCGCGGTACGAGTGACAAGGCACCGGAGACGTCGGCCTGA
- a CDS encoding VOC family protein, translating to MNIAGTSAIPTPSGIHHIKLPVTDLERSVRWYAAVLGASRLTQLDHRRPDGTLFAVILDVPGLGTRLELRLDPATATALAGYEFLTLAVDDRAALDRWITHLDSRGITHSPPVVALVGWVLVIPDPDGQRLRLYTTAPHGLDADRIEYDSPWLSTGAARI from the coding sequence ATGAACATCGCCGGCACCTCCGCGATCCCGACGCCCTCGGGCATCCACCACATCAAGCTGCCTGTCACCGACCTGGAGCGCAGCGTCCGGTGGTACGCCGCGGTGCTGGGCGCCAGCCGTCTGACACAGCTGGACCACCGTCGCCCCGACGGCACTCTCTTCGCCGTCATCCTCGACGTCCCCGGGCTGGGCACCCGCCTGGAACTGCGCCTAGATCCGGCGACCGCGACCGCCTTGGCGGGGTATGAATTCCTCACCCTGGCCGTCGACGACCGCGCGGCCCTGGACCGTTGGATCACTCACCTGGACAGCCGCGGCATCACCCACTCGCCGCCGGTCGTCGCTCTGGTGGGCTGGGTGCTGGTCATCCCCGACCCCGACGGCCAGCGCCTGCGCCTCTACACCACCGCGCCCCACGGACTGGACGCCGACCGGATCGAGTACGACTCCCCCTGGCTCAGCACCGGCGCGGCCCGGATCTGA
- a CDS encoding ATP-binding cassette domain-containing protein encodes MTSKEAGTHGAILQDTEPEDGDRPTVQLRNAGKSYGNIRALHGVDLAVRPGQVTCVLGDNGAGKSTLIKIISGLHQHTEGEFLVDGEPVHFTTPRQALDKGIATVYQDLAVVPLMPVWRNFFLGSEMTKGPWPIRRLDIEKMKKTADQELRNMGIILDNLEQPIGTLSGGQRQCVAIARAVYFGARVLILDEPTAALGVKQSGVVLKYVAAARERGLGVIFITHNPHHAYMVGDHFSVLRLGTMELSAERSEITLEELTNHMAGGTELAALKHELSQVRGVDVEELPDARDLTAL; translated from the coding sequence ATGACAAGCAAAGAAGCCGGCACCCATGGCGCGATCCTCCAGGACACGGAGCCGGAGGACGGGGACCGCCCGACCGTCCAGCTCCGCAACGCGGGCAAGTCCTACGGCAACATCCGTGCCCTGCACGGGGTGGACCTCGCCGTGCGCCCGGGTCAGGTGACCTGCGTGCTGGGTGACAACGGCGCGGGCAAGTCCACCCTGATCAAAATCATCTCCGGGCTGCACCAGCACACGGAGGGCGAGTTCCTCGTCGACGGGGAACCGGTGCACTTCACCACCCCGCGCCAGGCGTTGGACAAGGGCATCGCGACGGTCTACCAGGACCTGGCCGTGGTGCCGTTGATGCCGGTGTGGCGCAACTTCTTCCTCGGCTCCGAGATGACCAAGGGCCCCTGGCCCATCCGCCGTCTCGACATCGAGAAGATGAAGAAGACCGCGGACCAGGAACTCCGCAACATGGGCATCATCCTGGACAACCTGGAACAGCCCATCGGCACCCTCTCCGGCGGCCAGCGCCAGTGCGTGGCGATCGCCCGCGCCGTCTACTTCGGGGCGCGTGTCCTGATCCTGGACGAGCCGACCGCGGCCCTCGGTGTCAAGCAGTCCGGTGTGGTCCTCAAGTACGTGGCCGCCGCCCGCGAACGCGGTCTCGGGGTCATCTTCATCACGCACAACCCGCACCACGCCTACATGGTCGGCGACCACTTCAGCGTGCTGCGCCTGGGCACCATGGAACTCTCCGCCGAGCGCAGCGAGATCACGCTGGAGGAGCTGACCAACCACATGGCCGGCGGCACCGAACTCGCCGCCCTCAAGCACGAGTTGTCCCAGGTCCGCGGCGTCGACGTCGAAGAACTCCCCGACGCGAGAGACCTGACAGCGCTGTAG
- a CDS encoding FAD-dependent monooxygenase, protein MPKSPTTPVLPCHTDVLISGAGPTGLTLAASLAQLGVDHVLIDRNAEIQPGSKAAAVQPRTLEYLDRIGVSADLVDGGKKGRGFCLHDRERALLRTSYDRLSTPHPYMLLASQQTTEEHLARRLEDLGGTVHRGHRLLGFAPDFPGVTATVTTPDGTLRAVSARFLVGCDGVHSTVRTAADIGFPGDAPEQLFALADVRLKPGSQAAASEDATFFLSDAGLLLLSPLMQGLHRLVAPVPPGSAAPDAGEVEALLAARGPTGESAAVDEVVAAATYRAQERLAERFRSGPVFLVGDAAHTHSPAGGQGMNTGIQDAGNLAWKLHAVLTGAAPDELLDSYHHERQPVAAQLVASTSQFARIATLADPAAGRRRNALLSAAAATPGITDWLADALAQLDISYTREPDLGAPRIGTRVSPLTVPPDGLRWTLAVPSSGEPQPDHQVSRRGPLTVRHVPGLPTTLLVRPDGYLAAVGVPTDQSDVTDLLGQCVPQ, encoded by the coding sequence ATGCCAAAGTCGCCAACTACCCCTGTTCTCCCGTGCCACACGGATGTCCTGATCTCCGGGGCAGGCCCCACTGGACTGACCCTCGCGGCGAGCCTGGCCCAACTGGGCGTGGACCATGTGCTGATCGACCGGAACGCCGAGATCCAGCCCGGTTCCAAGGCTGCCGCCGTGCAACCGCGAACACTGGAGTACCTGGACCGAATCGGTGTAAGCGCGGACTTGGTCGACGGTGGAAAGAAGGGGCGCGGCTTCTGTCTGCACGACCGTGAAAGGGCGCTCCTGCGGACCAGTTACGACCGGCTGAGCACGCCACACCCCTACATGCTGCTCGCGTCCCAGCAGACCACCGAGGAACACCTGGCGCGGCGGCTGGAGGACCTGGGCGGCACTGTCCACCGAGGGCATCGGCTTCTCGGCTTCGCCCCGGACTTTCCCGGCGTCACCGCCACGGTCACCACGCCGGACGGGACACTGCGTGCGGTGTCGGCCCGGTTTCTGGTCGGCTGCGACGGCGTGCACAGTACGGTGCGCACCGCTGCCGACATCGGCTTCCCCGGGGACGCTCCTGAGCAGTTGTTCGCGCTCGCCGACGTACGTCTGAAGCCGGGATCGCAGGCGGCGGCGTCCGAGGATGCCACGTTCTTCCTGTCCGACGCCGGGCTGCTGCTCCTGTCCCCGCTCATGCAGGGACTGCACCGCCTGGTCGCACCGGTGCCGCCCGGCTCGGCCGCACCGGATGCGGGAGAAGTCGAAGCGTTGCTCGCCGCGCGCGGTCCCACGGGCGAGAGCGCGGCCGTGGACGAGGTCGTCGCGGCCGCCACCTACCGGGCCCAGGAACGGCTGGCCGAGCGCTTCCGCTCCGGGCCGGTCTTCCTGGTCGGGGATGCCGCCCACACCCACAGCCCGGCCGGAGGTCAGGGCATGAACACCGGCATCCAGGACGCCGGGAACCTCGCCTGGAAGCTGCACGCCGTCCTCACCGGCGCCGCACCGGACGAACTGCTGGACAGCTATCACCACGAGCGGCAGCCGGTCGCGGCCCAACTCGTCGCTTCCACAAGCCAGTTCGCCCGGATCGCCACCCTGGCCGACCCGGCCGCGGGCCGACGCCGCAACGCCCTGCTGTCCGCGGCGGCCGCCACCCCGGGCATCACCGACTGGCTGGCCGACGCCCTCGCCCAGCTCGACATCAGCTACACCCGCGAACCCGACCTCGGCGCCCCACGCATCGGCACACGCGTCTCACCCCTGACCGTCCCGCCGGACGGCCTGCGCTGGACCCTGGCGGTGCCCAGCTCCGGCGAGCCACAGCCCGACCACCAGGTGAGCCGGCGCGGGCCACTGACCGTCCGGCACGTCCCCGGCCTGCCGACCACGCTCCTCGTACGCCCCGACGGCTACCTGGCCGCTGTTGGAGTCCCGACGGACCAGAGCGACGTCACCGACCTTCTCGGCCAGTGCGTACCCCAGTAA
- a CDS encoding TetR/AcrR family transcriptional regulator, with protein MPRLSEARREERRRHILTSAWSCFSRNGFHATSMDDVIAATGMSSSAVYRYFRSKDDLIDAAADEALTLIRDLFRRLLERRPTPSPSAVLEAMAAEARDRGEGQSYDLSRIAIQAWGEALRSPELEGRTRTFYLSMRDNLVELARRWRDEGQVPPTADPAQIATVLMTLMPGLLVGRHLVEPVATEQLIGGFSSLASAFDDAPM; from the coding sequence ATGCCCCGTCTGAGCGAGGCGCGCCGGGAAGAACGGCGGCGCCACATTCTCACCAGTGCCTGGAGTTGCTTCTCCCGCAACGGTTTCCACGCCACGTCGATGGACGATGTCATCGCCGCGACCGGCATGTCCTCCAGCGCCGTCTACCGCTACTTCCGCAGCAAGGACGACCTCATCGACGCCGCCGCGGACGAGGCCCTGACCCTGATCCGCGACCTGTTCCGTCGGCTCCTGGAACGCCGTCCCACCCCTTCACCGTCCGCGGTACTTGAGGCGATGGCGGCCGAGGCCCGCGACCGGGGCGAGGGACAGTCGTACGATCTGAGCCGCATCGCGATCCAGGCGTGGGGCGAGGCACTGCGCAGTCCGGAACTCGAAGGACGCACCCGGACCTTCTACCTCAGCATGCGGGACAACCTCGTCGAACTGGCCCGCCGCTGGCGCGACGAGGGACAGGTGCCGCCCACGGCGGACCCGGCGCAGATCGCGACCGTGCTGATGACGCTCATGCCCGGGCTCTTGGTGGGACGACACCTCGTGGAGCCGGTCGCCACCGAGCAGTTGATCGGTGGCTTCTCGTCCCTCGCCTCGGCCTTCGACGACGCGCCGATGTGA
- a CDS encoding amidohydrolase family protein, whose protein sequence is MTPATSSPTLIRQVAVFDGRRPQPVQDVLIDGTVIAAVGADLVAPAGATVLDGTGRTLLPGLIDAHTHTTDTTQLRQALMFGITTELDMGGAPDTARRMRAAADERDDLADVRVATTGATAPGGHPCQLVELGMIEPFPTVAGPDDAEAFVAARVAEGADHLKIFIEDGTAIGKPLPLMSPETLLALIRAAHDRGLRTVAHTLTRTAARQAIASGIDGLAHAPADGTSDQALIEVAAENGVFVVPTLTTLTGMTATPAEYELAEDPRLRPYADPQWLADLEKIRAIAPEQRVGPVGVDPRHAADAAVRMFRLGVPLLAGTDGTSGHGHPTTHGISYHGELALLVAAGLTPAEALTAATAAPADAFGLTDRGRIAPGLRADLLLVDGDPTRDITALRDITALWRRGARVERSAHLATQTQE, encoded by the coding sequence ATGACCCCTGCTACCTCTTCACCCACCCTCATCCGCCAGGTCGCCGTCTTCGACGGCCGTCGGCCGCAGCCGGTGCAGGACGTCCTGATCGACGGCACCGTGATCGCCGCCGTCGGCGCGGATCTGGTCGCACCGGCGGGAGCGACGGTCCTCGACGGCACCGGCCGCACCCTGCTGCCCGGCCTGATCGACGCCCACACCCACACCACCGACACGACACAGCTGCGTCAGGCGCTGATGTTCGGCATCACGACCGAACTCGACATGGGCGGCGCTCCCGACACCGCCCGACGGATGCGCGCCGCCGCCGACGAGCGGGACGACCTGGCCGACGTGCGCGTAGCCACCACCGGCGCCACCGCGCCGGGCGGACACCCCTGCCAGCTGGTCGAACTCGGCATGATCGAGCCCTTCCCCACCGTGGCCGGACCCGACGATGCCGAAGCGTTCGTCGCGGCCCGGGTCGCCGAGGGCGCGGACCACCTCAAGATCTTCATCGAGGACGGCACCGCCATCGGCAAGCCCCTGCCCCTCATGTCTCCGGAAACGCTCCTCGCCCTGATCAGGGCAGCCCACGATCGCGGGCTGCGGACCGTCGCCCACACCCTCACCCGCACGGCGGCACGCCAGGCGATCGCCAGCGGCATCGACGGCCTGGCCCACGCCCCCGCCGACGGCACCAGCGACCAGGCCCTGATCGAAGTGGCGGCGGAGAACGGCGTGTTCGTCGTGCCCACCTTGACCACGCTCACCGGGATGACCGCCACCCCGGCCGAGTACGAACTCGCCGAAGACCCCAGGCTGCGCCCCTACGCCGATCCGCAGTGGTTGGCGGACCTGGAGAAGATCCGCGCCATCGCCCCTGAACAGCGCGTCGGGCCCGTCGGGGTCGACCCTCGGCACGCCGCCGACGCCGCCGTACGGATGTTCCGCCTCGGTGTACCACTGCTCGCGGGCACGGACGGTACGAGCGGCCACGGGCACCCCACCACCCACGGCATCAGCTACCACGGCGAACTCGCCCTGCTCGTCGCCGCCGGCCTCACCCCGGCCGAGGCCCTGACCGCCGCCACCGCCGCGCCCGCCGACGCGTTCGGCCTCACCGACCGAGGCCGGATCGCCCCCGGACTCCGGGCCGACCTGCTGCTCGTCGACGGCGACCCCACTCGGGACATCACCGCGCTGCGCGACATCACCGCCCTGTGGCGTCGTGGAGCCCGCGTCGAACGCTCCGCCCACCTCGCTACGCAGACCCAGGAGTGA
- a CDS encoding alpha/beta hydrolase, whose amino-acid sequence MSGTTPPRPKPPLIARAIWKIPLIAGPRLATATAAQLEKQQERTRARADRLGPSTHQRVIDGPAGDITLRIHTPSAEALDKRAVIVHFHGGGWVSGSPREADFICSTVTEGTGAIVVSVDYRLAPRNRYPAGLDDCYAALVWVTGHAAELGGDATRLGLLGESAGGNLAAAVSLLARDRGGPTIRHQGLLYPATDASMTAPSHRTNANAPWLTAAGVRNAYHHYLPEDANPLEPGISPLHAADHTGLPPTTIVVAGHDPLHDEGAMYAERLQQAGVPVDVFDYPRMVHGFANVPHLFGETAAALGEVVTAQRRYLTY is encoded by the coding sequence ATGTCAGGGACCACACCTCCTCGCCCCAAGCCACCGCTGATCGCGCGCGCCATCTGGAAGATCCCGCTCATCGCCGGGCCGCGACTGGCCACGGCCACCGCCGCACAGCTGGAGAAGCAGCAGGAACGGACGCGGGCGAGAGCCGACCGGCTGGGGCCGTCGACACATCAGCGGGTCATCGACGGGCCCGCCGGTGACATCACCCTGCGCATCCACACCCCCAGCGCCGAAGCCCTGGACAAGCGCGCCGTCATCGTCCACTTCCACGGCGGCGGATGGGTGTCGGGAAGCCCTCGGGAAGCCGACTTCATCTGCTCGACGGTCACCGAGGGAACGGGCGCGATCGTCGTGTCGGTCGACTACCGCCTCGCTCCCCGAAACCGCTACCCGGCGGGACTCGACGACTGTTACGCGGCCCTGGTCTGGGTGACCGGGCACGCCGCGGAACTAGGCGGCGACGCGACACGCCTCGGGCTGCTCGGCGAGAGCGCCGGCGGCAACCTGGCCGCGGCCGTCTCCCTGCTCGCCCGGGACCGCGGCGGCCCGACGATCCGCCACCAAGGGCTCCTGTACCCGGCGACCGACGCCTCGATGACAGCACCCTCGCACCGCACGAACGCGAACGCCCCCTGGCTCACAGCCGCCGGCGTGCGCAACGCCTACCACCACTACCTGCCGGAGGACGCCAACCCCCTGGAACCGGGGATCTCCCCCCTGCACGCAGCCGATCACACGGGTCTCCCGCCCACGACGATCGTCGTGGCCGGCCACGATCCGCTCCACGACGAAGGCGCCATGTACGCCGAGCGCCTGCAGCAGGCCGGCGTCCCCGTGGACGTGTTCGACTACCCCCGCATGGTGCACGGTTTCGCGAACGTCCCCCATCTGTTCGGCGAAACAGCCGCCGCCCTGGGCGAGGTCGTGACGGCACAGCGCCGATATCTGACGTACTAA
- the iolC gene encoding 5-dehydro-2-deoxygluconokinase, whose amino-acid sequence MPFEVLTMGRVGVDVYPLQTGVGLAEVTSFGKYLGGSPTNVAVAAARYGHSAAVITKTGRDPFGDFVRTALEGYGVDSRFVGTSDIAPTPVTFCEIFPPDDFPLYFYRLPKAPDLDIQPDELDLDAVRDARIFWVTGTGLSKEPSRSATLAALAHRAKSGPTVFDLDWRPAFWKGTAWTDADQARAYYVEALRHTTVAVGNLDECEVATGEREPYAAAKALLTAGVELAVVKQGPKGVLAVGRDGSAVEIPPVPVDVVNGLGAGDAFGGALCHGLLAGWDTHRTVSFANAAGALVAGRLSCSDAMPTEAEVEAKLREATTASIERKA is encoded by the coding sequence ATGCCGTTCGAAGTGCTGACCATGGGCCGCGTAGGGGTGGACGTATATCCGCTCCAGACCGGTGTGGGCCTGGCCGAGGTCACGTCGTTCGGCAAGTACCTGGGCGGGAGTCCGACCAACGTCGCCGTCGCCGCGGCCCGTTACGGGCACTCCGCGGCCGTGATCACGAAGACGGGCCGGGACCCGTTCGGGGACTTCGTCCGCACGGCCTTGGAGGGGTACGGCGTCGACAGCCGGTTCGTCGGTACGTCGGACATCGCGCCGACGCCGGTGACGTTCTGCGAGATCTTCCCTCCGGACGACTTCCCGCTGTACTTCTACCGCCTGCCCAAGGCCCCCGACCTGGACATCCAGCCGGACGAACTGGACCTGGACGCCGTCCGCGACGCCCGGATCTTCTGGGTCACCGGGACGGGGCTGAGCAAGGAGCCGAGCCGCTCGGCCACGCTCGCCGCGCTGGCACACCGGGCGAAGTCCGGCCCGACCGTCTTCGACCTGGACTGGCGGCCGGCGTTTTGGAAAGGCACAGCCTGGACCGACGCGGATCAGGCGCGGGCGTACTACGTCGAGGCCTTGCGCCACACCACGGTGGCCGTCGGCAACCTCGACGAGTGCGAGGTGGCGACGGGTGAGCGCGAGCCGTACGCCGCCGCGAAAGCACTGCTCACGGCCGGGGTGGAGCTGGCGGTGGTGAAGCAGGGCCCCAAGGGTGTCCTGGCCGTCGGCCGCGACGGTTCGGCCGTCGAGATACCGCCGGTACCGGTGGACGTCGTCAACGGTCTCGGTGCCGGTGACGCCTTCGGCGGCGCGCTCTGCCACGGTCTGCTCGCCGGCTGGGACACCCACCGCACGGTCTCCTTCGCCAACGCCGCCGGAGCCCTGGTCGCGGGCCGGCTCTCCTGCTCCGACGCGATGCCCACCGAGGCCGAGGTCGAGGCCAAGCTCCGCGAGGCCACCACCGCTTCCATCGAACGAAAGGCGTGA
- a CDS encoding sugar ABC transporter substrate-binding protein, translating to MRRNHRAAVFTATVLVGTLFAAGCSSSSGGKKSEEGGADASAGKATTPRMTVAMVTHAAPGDTFWDLVRKGAQAAAAKDNVKLVYSSDPSAGNQANLVQNAIDQKVDGIALTAAKPDAMKDVVAKAKSAGIPVVGFNSGVSDWKKLGMLEYFGQDENIAGQAFGERLNQLGAKHALCVIQEQGQVALEARCAGLKKGFSGKTDILYVNGTDMPSVKSTITAKLTQDSSIDQVVTLGAPIALTAIQSLTDSGSKAKLATFDLSKDLVKAVQDGKIEFAVDQQPYLQGYLAVDSLWLYKTNGNYSGGGTAPVLTGPAFIDKTNVDSVAKFAANGTR from the coding sequence ATGCGCAGAAACCACCGAGCCGCAGTTTTCACCGCCACCGTTCTGGTCGGCACTCTGTTCGCCGCCGGCTGTTCCAGCAGCTCGGGCGGCAAGAAGTCCGAGGAAGGAGGTGCGGACGCCTCGGCGGGCAAGGCCACCACCCCGCGCATGACGGTGGCCATGGTCACCCATGCCGCCCCCGGCGACACCTTCTGGGACCTGGTCCGCAAGGGCGCCCAAGCCGCTGCCGCCAAGGACAACGTCAAGCTCGTCTACTCCAGCGATCCCAGCGCCGGTAACCAGGCCAACCTCGTGCAGAACGCGATCGACCAGAAGGTCGACGGCATCGCGCTCACCGCGGCCAAGCCGGACGCCATGAAGGACGTGGTGGCCAAGGCCAAGTCGGCCGGCATCCCCGTGGTCGGCTTCAACTCCGGTGTGAGCGACTGGAAGAAGCTCGGCATGCTGGAGTACTTCGGCCAGGACGAGAACATCGCCGGCCAGGCATTCGGCGAGCGCCTCAACCAACTCGGCGCCAAGCACGCCCTCTGTGTCATCCAGGAACAGGGCCAGGTCGCCCTCGAGGCCCGTTGCGCCGGTCTGAAGAAGGGCTTCAGCGGCAAGACCGACATCCTCTACGTCAACGGCACCGACATGCCGTCCGTGAAGTCGACCATCACCGCAAAGCTCACACAGGACTCTTCCATCGACCAGGTGGTCACCCTCGGCGCCCCGATCGCGCTGACCGCGATCCAGTCGTTGACCGACTCCGGCAGCAAGGCCAAGCTCGCCACCTTCGACCTCAGCAAGGACCTGGTGAAGGCCGTCCAGGACGGCAAGATCGAATTCGCCGTGGACCAGCAGCCGTATCTCCAGGGCTACTTGGCGGTCGACTCACTGTGGCTCTACAAGACCAACGGCAACTACAGCGGCGGCGGCACCGCGCCCGTCCTCACCGGACCGGCTTTCATCGACAAGACGAACGTGGACAGCGTCGCCAAGTTTGCCGCCAACGGAACCCGGTGA